A window of Aurantibacillus circumpalustris genomic DNA:
AATACCATACATTCCATAACACAAACAAAAGAAGGGAAATTAGTAGTTGGTACTTCGAGTAAAATTTTTATAATTCAAAACAACAAAATTGAAAGCGAAATAAAGCCAGTTTACGAAACTAAAAACAACACTTTCCAATTAAGTGGAGAGCGCCCAATTGGCAACATTATTGCAGACGAATACGGCCGAATTTGGTTTACCTCCTACCCGCACGAAAATCTTTATTTGCTTGAAAACAATCGTGTATATGATGTTTTCGAAGCTTTAGATATTCAGCCTGCATTAATTAATTGCATTTACAAGGATGAAAATCAAAATATTTGGATCGGAACCTATAACGACGGCGTGTATTACATTCATAATCCATTTTTTAATTCACTAAGCTTTTCATTCAATAATAAAAATCTCAATATACATCAAGTTTTTTTGAGCAATAATTTATTGGTTGCTGCAACCAGCAATGGATTGTATGGTTTAAATCTGTCAGATGGTAAAACAAAAATCTTATCAAAACCCGACGAAATATTTTTAGAACCGGTTAGCAGTATCACAGAGTTTGATGGTATATTCTATTATGCCAAACGTAACCAAATGAACATGATTCAATCCATGATTTTTGACTCTAAAAACAATTACATCTTTAAACCGGTTATCGCACGACAATATTATCCAATTAACAAGGATGAAAGTGTTGTTGCCGATTGGGATAACGCGAATATTTTACTTTGTAATTTAGATGCGACCAAAACACTCGACACACTAATTTCTTTCCCCGATTATCGTATTTCAATTAATGCATTCCTAAAAAAGGATAATCTGCTCTACATTGGAACTAGTAACGGTCTTTATGTTTACGATTTTAAAAGCAAACGAAATAAAAATTTAGTCAGGAACGAATTAAATTTCAACATCAATGATGTAGCAATTATCAACAATAAGCTATATGCTGCGCATGAAGCAGGTATTACAGATGTTTATGACGGAAAACTAATTCAACAGGTTGGGAAATTTCGTTTGAACACCGTGAAAAAAATTAAACAATATAATGATCAAATTTGGCTTGCTACTCTTGATGGAATTTATGTCTGCGACAAAAATTTAGTTCCTCTAAAAACGCTTAATAAATCAAATGGGCTGCTTTCAAACTCCATCAACGATATTACCTTTAACGATCAAACAGTAAGTATTGCTACTGCAAGAGGAGTCTCTACTGCCGAATTTAAAGATATCATTCGCTTTAACTCCACTTTAAAACCGGTTACCCTTAATACAATAAGTTCTAACGGAAGTGTGTATGGCGCAGGCAAATCTGAATACAAATTTACCGCCAGTCAGGAAAACATTTCTATCAATTTCTTTAGTCCATTGTTCAACAAACCAAACAAACAGTTTTTTAAATGGCGCATTGACGGGAGTGATTGGAAATATTTTAACAACCCCACGTTTGACGTTACTTTAACTGGCGGTTCACATCTTATTGAAATATCGGCTTCGGCTGATAACATTTCCTGGAGTGAAAACACACTAGTGCATATTGAAAAAGAACAAAAACTTACTGAAAAACAATCCATCTATTGGTTAATTACTTTAGGAAGTTTATCACTCATTCTGCTTATTAGTTTTGTTTGGATAAGACGTGTAAAAATAAAAGCGCGCAAACGTTTAAAAGATGAACAACAAGTAAACCTGTTAAAACACCAGGCTATGAACTCTCTTTTAAGTCCTCATTTTATTTTTAATTCTTTAACCTCCATTCAAAATTACATTAATACAAACAAGGGTCTGCAAGCCAGCGAATACCTTGCTAAGTTCTCACGCTTAATAAGAATGATTATTGAAAAGGCTGCACAAAGTGATATTTCTTTGCATGATGAATTATCTCGTTTAACTTATTATCTGGAATTGGAAAAAGAAAGATTTAAAAATAAATTCGATTATGTAATAAATATAGACGATAACATTAAGACGCACGAAATTCAAATTCCTAATATGATTATTCAACCCTTTGTTGAGAATTGTATTATACATGGTATTTTACCTAAACAGGAACATGGAGAACTTATCATTTCATTTAAAACAAAAGGTAACCGTAAATTTTTAATAACCATTGAAGATAATGGAATTGGCTTGATTAAAGCAAGTGAACACGCAAAAACAGGACATAAATCTTTAGGAACAAGTACTATCAATAATATTCTTGAGATTAACTCGAAACTTTCGGGAAAAAAACAAAAAGTCACCATGATTGATAAATCAACACTGGATGAAAATACAAATGGAACTCTCATTACTATAGAACTCGAATTATAAAAAAAACTATCACATATTTATTTATACTCCTAAGTGTTTTATCTTTTTCACAAAAAATAAATCTGCTGAGTGACTCTCTTGGCTTCTGTCAAGGAGACAGCGCTTTTGTTGAGGTCAAACATTCTATTGAGAATATTACATCCATAACATGGACTACCCCATCGGGTATTATTACCAACACTAAAAAAGTTAGAGCACAAAAACCGGGAAAATATTTTGTAAAAATCACCTCACAACAATTTTCTTTACCAATATACGATAGTAGTATTGTAACTATTTATCCTAAACCAAAATTAGTATTAAGAGATACCATTATTTGTAAAGGTCAGTCCATTATTTTGGATGCAAAAAACCCCGGGATGCATTACTTATGGAATACCTTCGAAACAACACAAAAAATTAAAATTACTAATCCCGGAAGGTATTGGGTTGCCCTCATTAATGGAAGCTGCAATACTGTGGATACTGTTTACATAAAACCATTGCAAGGGAGTGGTGTTGTGTTAAACCGAGAGGCTACTTTTTGCATGAATGAAGAAATTAGAACCATAAGTATTAAGGTAAACCCAGGTACAAAAATTCAGTGGAGCACGGGTTCTACGTCAGCAAGCATTTATGTTATAAAGGAGGGAAATTATTGGGTGAAAACAGAAATGAATAACTGCGGGGCACAAATAGATACTATTAAAGTAAAATTAAAAGTATGCGAATGCGAAATGATGATTCCAAATAGTTTTACACCCAATGAAGATAACCGCAATGACTATTTTTTTCCCATTGCCCAATGCGATTATTCTTATTACATGATGACGATTACGGATCGCTGGGGAAATACAGTGTTTACAACAAACAATATAGCTGGCAGATGGGATGGTAGATTTAAAGGTAATTTATGTCCGGAAGATATTTACATTTTTAAAATTGAAAGTACTGAAAAAGGTAGCGATAAAAAACTCATTCGAAACGGTCATATCTCTTTATTCAGATGAGTAGACTTTATTACCCATACATTAATACATTCCATTTCAAACGTATTTTGTATCTTTAAGTTATCGGTTACTTGAATCCAATGAAATGAGAACTCTATTACATTTCTTTTTGTTATTTCTAGCGAGTTTTACGCTTTACGCTCAGGAAAGGTTAGGCATTACAAATAGCAATTATTACAGTACGGCAAACATTCAATTAAATCCATCATCGAGTGTAGATTCAAGAACCTATATGCAATTGCATTTAGCTGGGGTAAACATTTATGCGAAAACCAATTTCGCTTACCTTCCTAATTTTAATATTAAACAAATCGCCAATCCACCAGAACCAATTAGAACGGAAGGAACTAATAAAAAATTTTTATACGTGAACGGATCTGCAGAAGCTCTCTCGTTTGTTATGAGCAAAAGAACTTACGGCTTTGGTTTTTTTGTTAGAGCCAGAACAGTACTCGACATGAGAGGGGTTTCTTATGAGTTGGCCTCTGCCTTGTTAAACGGACAAGGTTTTTCGAGTGTTGTTGATCGAAGTCTTTTAGGTCAAAAATTAAAAAACGCAAAATTTAGTCACATGTCTTGGGCTGAATATGGAATCAATCTTGGCAAAATTATCAAACGAGAACAGGATATTTTAATCACTGTGGGAACAAATTTAAAATACCTTACCGGAATTAATATTATTTATGCCAACATTCTTGAGTTTGATAGTTATAACGATGGGAATGGCGCTTTTGGTGTAAACAATCTTGATGCTAAAATTTTAAGAAATAAATCAAAATGGAACTCAGGTAAAGGATTTGGATTAGATCTCGGCATCACCTATAAAATAATGGAGGGTTACGTTGATAAATATTATGCCAATTCAAAACTATCGAATTGCGACTACGTGGACTATAAATGCAAAATAGCTCTTTCACTAAGAGATCTCGGTTTTATAAATTTCAAAGGTGCTAATACCGACACCCGAGTGAAAGGTTCAGGATTCTTCGATCCCTATCATTCCGACACTTCTTTTGTAGATGCATTAGGATACAATTTTCAAAACACAACAGTACAAGGTAACCCAATCTTAGCAAGTCTGCCAACGGCATTAACAGGTCAATTTGATTATAATTTTGATAACTCCATTTATTTGAATTTTACTTTAGTCAAAAACCTCGTGCCTACGCGCATAACCGGAGTACCAAGTCCCGATCTATTTTCTATTTGTCCACGCATAGAATTTAAACAATTTGAGTTTGCATTGCCGCTAACATTTCAAAAATTTATTTACCCTCAACTTGGTTTTGGTTTAAGATTTAGAAGTTTTGTTGTTGGTATGGACAATATGTTCCCATTATTTTTAACACGGAATACCAATGGCTTTAATGTTTATTGCAGTCTTGCTATTTCCTTATTCAGGAACCCTGCTTGTAACACTAAAAGAATGAGTGTATCAAAATGCCCAAGCTATAGAAAGACAGGCAAAAATAAAGCAAAAAAAAGAAAACATTTTTAGTTCGAAAAAGCTATGTCGATTTTTTCGCCACAAATGACACTAATTTATTTTGTGAAATTCGTGTAATTAGTGGCTTTCTTTCAGGGGCCTGTCCATGTATCTTACAACGGGTAGTTAATTAATTCACGAGTTTTTGATCGCGCTTCATAATTATAGAAGCAGCAAATGCTCCAGATAATCCAATAAATAATAATGGAATTATTTTTCCGGTAGTTGCTCTAAAGGCCGAAAGTGTAGCGATCTGCTCATTTATTATTCTTGGAAAATCGTCAACTTTTATTTTGTCTGGATTTTTAACTTGCTGAACTTTTAAAATTTCAAGGTATTCAGAACTGTTATAGTACTTGATAAATTCGTCTGCCTTCCAATTGAATTCTACATAATTATAAACGCTGGTTATGATTAATCCAATAGCAAGAACCGTGAGGCCAATACGCATGCCCTCTTTCGCTCCAATGTATCCACCGTGATCTTTTTCTCGAACATGGTAAATAGCAAGAAAGAAAAAAGGAATAATTAAAAACACTGCAGTAATGATGGAATAATAAAATCCAAATTTACTAAACATATTATCGCTTAAAACGATATAAAGTTTAAAAACAATAACTACTAGCGAATAAAATAAACCGTAAAGAAGTGCTTTTTTGTTCATCTTAACCGTTCATACTAATTAGAAATTCTTCATTAGTTTGGCTGCGACGCAATCTATCGAGTAAAAACTCCATCGCTTCTTGCGGATTCATATCACCTAAATGTTTACGAAGTACCCATAAGCGCGTTAAGGTTTCTTTATCAATTAATAAATCATCTCTACGTGTTGATGACGCCAAAAGATCGATAGCAGGATAAATTCTACGGTTAGATAATTTTCTATCTAACTGCAATTCCATGTTACCTGTTCCTTTAAATTCTTCAAATATTACCTCGTCCATTTTTGATCCGGTCTCTGTTAAAGCAGTGGCAATAATGGTTAAAGATCCGCCATTTTCTACTTTACGTGCAGCACCAAAAAAACGTTTTGGTTTGTGAAGCGCATTAGCATCCACACCTCCGGTTAATACCTTTCCACTTGCTGGTGATACTGTATTGTAAGCACGTGCTAAACGTGTTATACTATCTAATAAAATAACCACATCGTGACCACACTCAACCATACGTTTTGCTTTTTCAAGAACGATGTTGGCAATCTTCACATGTTTTTCTGCAGGTTCATCAAATGTACTAGAGATAACTTCGGCTTTAACGCTACGCGCCATATCGGTTACCTCTTCAGGACGTTCATCAATTAAAAGAATAATTAAATAAACTTCTGGATGATTATAAGCAATTGCATTTGCTATGTCTTTTAATAAAACTGTTTTACCCGTTTTAGGCTGAGCAACAATTAAACCACGTTGACCTTTACCAATAGGTGAGAAAAGATCCATAACACGTGTACTCATGTTTTCCTGAGGATGTCCGGTTAGCTTTAATTTCTCATAAGGAAATAATGGTGTTAAGTAATCAAAAATCACGCGGTCACGCACAAACGATGGGTCACGGCCGTTGATTTGATCAACTTTAATTAATGGAAAATATTTTTCGCCTTCTTTTGGCGGACGTACCCCACCTTTAACAACATCACCTGGTTTTAAACCAAACAATTTAATTTGTGATTGAGAAACGTAAACATCATCAGGAGAATTGAGGTAATCGTAATCGGAGCTTCTCATAAAACCGTAGCCATCAGGCATAATTTCTAGCACTCCAGTTACAAAAACGATATTGTCAAAATTGTAATAAACTTTTTCTGGTTTTTTTTCAGGTGCAGGTTCTTGTTCTTCTTTCTGCATTCCCTGCACGCCATTGTCTTCTTCTTGTTGTGCATCTGCAGATCCGGCATTTACTATCTCTTCACTTGTTGCTGCTGCTTCTGCCTCCACTGCTACTTTCACTTCAGCAACTTCCTGAACAGAATCCTCTTCATTAGCAGAGCTAATAGTTGCGTTTACAACTTCCTCATTTATCGGTTCAAGTTTAACCTTGCGAGGACGTTTTTCTTTTTGTTCTTTATTTTCTTTCACTTCTTTTTGTTCTTTTTTAGGAAATTTTTCCATGATATTTTTTGTGAGTTCGTTGTTTTCATTTTGAGCATCAACTATTTTTAAGATCAGGTCTCCTTTAGACAAACCTTTACTTTCTATAGAAAAAGCTTTTGCAATTTCTTTTAATTCGGGTAGGGCTCTACCACTTAAGTCAATAACTTCAAACATAGAGCGGATACTTGTAATACTAATTTCGGACGTTTTTTATTTTTTTGATTGATTGTCAGCCGTAAGAAAATTCGACTGTTATAATACTAGGCAATATTAGCGAAAAAAGTTCAATCAGCAAATAAAAAAGAAAATAATTTTAAACTATTTAAATAAAAAAAATCCCCGCCTTCTATTAAACAGAAAACGAGGATAAATAATTAACTGATAAAAAAGAACTTCTAGCGAAAAGTCAAAGAATTTTAAACTTGTGTAAATGCACAGATAATGCCGCCCATTAAAGCCATGCAAACTACCCAGTATCCAGCATTAATAGCAACATATTTAAATGATTTACGCTCGAATAAAGCTGGTACGCCAATAATTGGAAAGGCAAGCATGATCCCTGCGAAGGTGCCATGAAATGCTCCATGCTTAAACGTTCGGTAACTTGTACCATAAAGCTCGGTGAATTTCGCGAGTAGTGTCATCGACTCTGAATTAGGATCTCCTGAGTCTGGTTGATGCGTCAAAAGTGCATTAACATGAACCTGATGGACTACCAGCATGGTCATAACAACTGCCACAAAAAAAGACAATAAAATGGTTAGACCAAAAATCAAACCCATATTTGCATTTTTTCCATCTTCTTCGGTTATTCCCGTGGCAACCATCCAGGCTTTACCAAACCCAATTTTTGGATTGTACCAAACAAATCCAATAACTAATGGCACCAAAGTGGCGCCTAATAATACTACTATATTCATGATTTATAAATTAAGAATTATATCAAATATAATAGATTGGATGTAAAAATCAAACTCAGTTTTTGAGTTTACTTGGTTAAAAACGCGTTGAGTTCCTCGGTAGTTGTGCTGAACGAAAACACTTCGCCCACCTGATAATAGTTCGATTTATCCACGCAATAATCATAAGCATACTTTGCATAAGTAAGTTTATCACCGTCCATGCTAAATAGTTTTGTAATTACTTTTATCTGATCCACAGAAAGGCACGCGTTCTTCGTTGCGACTTTAGCGGTACTCATTTTGGTGTCTGAGAATGGCTTTGACTCTACCGCTTCTTTTATCTTATTAAAATTAGCCTGACTCATAGCCGCTCTGCATCCATAAGAAAAGTTTTTATTCGTATTAGTTTTGATATTCGAATTGGTATTATTGTGCTTCTTTGCTTCAGAATCATGTCCACTGCCAGAATGATGCCCCCTATTATAAGTGGACGAAGCACTACTATTTCGAGTAGTTTTCGAATGTGACGCGTCAGTTCTCGTGGCATTTGGATCATTTGCATTTACAGTCATGTTAATATCCGGCATACTAATATTGATAGAAACATTGGTCGGGGATGTATTGCCCGAATTACTTTGTGTAACGGTTGACGAGGAATTGTTGTTATAAGAATATCCATCGCCTGTTTTCGGTTCTTCAGAAGTAGAATTTTCCGCCGTATTATATTGTACTTCTTTCACGGTAACTGTCGACTCATTTAAGGGAACACTTCCAAAATACCGCAATTTTAACTGGTTCTTCGCATCCCTTTTTATGCGCGCCGTATGCTCGAAATTAGGTTCTAGCGCCATAGTTTGTTTTAATTGAGGCAAACTTTTATTTTCAAATTCAATTCGCAAACTTATGTTCGGGGAAATGTTTGACATTTTTAAATTTGTCTCAGGTATATTGTTTTGTTTCACACCATTAACAAAAACGTAGAAGGCATCGCCATCTTCTGAGAAGACAATAAGATTAACATTAGACTGACTATAAGAGAAGAATGCAGATAAGAATAAAACAACCAAAATACTTATTCGTTTTTTCATGATATATTATTTTTAATGATAATTCTCAAAAACTGAGCCAAAAAATTTAGTCAGGAGTTAACAGATGTTAAGTACAAACTAAACGAATTTTTCGCCTTTACTCACTTTTACATCGTTTACAAAATTACGAATCTGTTGTTCGTCCTGTTTTTTGCAAATCATTAATACACCTTCACTTTCAACAACAATGTAGTCTTCTAAACCTTGAAGCACAACTAATTTATCTTTTGGAACTTGAACGATACAATTGTTGCAATCATAGGTAATAATATTTTTACCTACTAAAGCGTTGTTCTTATCATCCTTCTTAATTTGCGTGTACAAACTTCCCCACGTTCCAAGATCACTCCAACCAAAAATACTTGAACGTACATAAACATTCTTTGCTTTTTCCATCACACTGTAATCAATCGAAATATTTTTGCAGGTGGCATAAGCTCGGTTAACAAATTCTTTTTCTTTATCTGTATTATAAAAATCCCAACCTTCTTTAAAAACATTAGCCAACTCAGGATCATGTTTTTCCATGGCGCTTATAATGCTTTCTGTGCTCCAAATAAAAATACCTGAGTTCCACAAAAAGTCACCACTATCCATAAAAAAGTTAGCCATTTCGGCATCAGGTTTTTCGGTAAAGGTTTTTACTTTATTAATGCGTTTATCTTTTTCTTCAACATCACTTTTAATAAATTGAATGTAACCATAACCTGTATCAGGACGTGTTGGTTTAATGCCAAGCGTTATCAGACAGTCTTGTTGTTTGGCTTTATCAAAACACGACTTTATTGCTTTTACAAATGTATCTTCCTTTTTCACGAGATGATCACTCGGGGCAACTAAAGTAATGGCTTTTGGATCGCGTTTATGTATTTTATAGGAGGCGTAGGCAATGCAAGGCGCCGTGTTTTTTCGTGCTGACTCACATAAAATATTTTCCTTTAATAGTTTTGGTAGTTGCTCAGCAACCAGTTTTTCATAAGCGTTACTGGTTACCACGAAAATATTTTCTATTGGGCAAGTTTGAGCAACACGATCATACGTTTGCTGTAATAAGGTCTGACCAGTTCCTAATATATCCAAAAACTGCTTGGGGTGCTGTGTAGTGCTCATTGGCCAAAAACGAGTGCCAACCCCTCCTGCCATTATAATTGCGTAGTGATGTTTCATAAAAACGTCCACAAAAGTAAAAAATAAAGCGAGGATATTCTTCGAAAAAGATTCGATAGTGTTAATTTAGATAAAAAGCGTATATTTGCACCCTTAATCTTAAAATTATCTCGCCCATTTTGTCGGCTCGAAGCATTAAAGCGGGATTTTCTAAGGCTTTAATGTATAATTTAAAATTTAAAAAATGACTTTTCAAGAATTAGGTCTCAACAGCGACCTATTAAAAGCTGTTACTGACCTTGGGTTCGTTAATCCTACGCCCATACAAGAACAAACTATTGCCCTATTGGGAAAAGAAAAAACAGATCTAGTAGCTTTAGCGCAAACTGGTACTGGTAAAACGGCTGCTTTTGGTTTGCCCATGTTAAACAGAATCGACTGTGATAACAAAACCGTTCAAGCGCTTATTTTAGCTCCTACCCGTGAGTTATGTGTACAAATCACAAACGACATTAAAAATTACGGTAAATATTTAAAAGGATTTGGTGTAACTGCTATTTATGGTGGTGCCCGAATTGATGGACAAATTAAAGACATTAAACGTGGTGTACAGGTAGTTGCTGCAACTCCTGGGCGTTTAATTGACATGATTGAGCGTCGTGTGATTAATTTAAGCACTGTTCAAGTGGTTATTTTAGATGAGGCGGACGAAATGTTGAACATGGGTTTTAAAGATGATTTAGATATTATCTTAAAAGAAACGCCCAAAGAAAAAAACACTTGGTTGTTTAGCGCAACTATGCCTAAAGAAGTTGAGCGTATCGCGCGTACTTATATGAGCAAGCCTGTTGAATTAACAACTGGTAAGAAAAATGAAGGTGCAGATAATTTAGAACACATCTATTACATGGTTAGTCCACGCGATAGATATTTAGCTCTAAAACGTGTTGCCGATTTTTATCCTGAAATTTTTGGAATTGTATTTTGTCGTACGAAAGCAGAAACGCAAGAAGTTGCTGATTCGCTTATTAAAGACGGATACAGCGCTGATGCTTTACATGGTGATCTTTCACAAAGTCAACGTGATTTTGTAATGAAACGTTTCCGTAGCAAAACTTTACAAATGTTGGTGGCTACCGATGTAGCTGCTCGTGGTATTGATGTTAACAACGTAACACACGTTATTAATTACAATTTACCGGAAGATGTTGAGAATTATACGCACCGTACAGGTAGAACTGCTCGTGCTGGTAAGTCTGGTATTGCTATTGCAATTATTACTCCAAAAGACAGTGGTAAGGTAAAAGACATCGAACGTATTATTAAAAAGAAATTCGAAAAGAAAGATGTTCCTAACGGTTTAGAGGTTTGCGAAAAACAACTTTTTAACCTGGTTCATAAATTACATAACGTTGAAGTAAAAGATGATGAAATTGAAAGCTTCTTACCTGCTATCTACGAAGAATTAAAAGACCTTTCTAAAGAAGAAATCATTAAACGTGTAATTAGTGAAGAGTTTAACCGTTTCCATGAATATTATGATAATGCTCCTGATCTTAACATCGTAAAAGGTGCTGTTGACGGTGCTTTCGGAAACAGCAGAACAACGCGTTTCTTTGTAAACATGGGTGCTTTAGACGGATTTAACATCAATAGTTTGAAAGACTTTTTAGCGGATGCTGTAAAATTACAACAGCGTATGGTATTTAATGTAGATGTAAAAAGTAGCTTCTCGTTTTTTGAAACAGAAAGCAAATTAGTAGATACATTCTTAGCATTAAATTCTCAAGATCTTGAATTCAACAACCGGAAAATTTCATTAGAGGTGAGTAACCGCAAAATGAAAGAAGGCGGAAGAAGCAGCGATAGTCGTGGTGGTGGAAGAAGCGGTGGCGGTGGCTACAAAGGTGGTAGTCGTGATGGCGGATTCAGAGAGAAACGTGAAGGTGGTTTCAGAGAAAAACGCGAAGGTGGTTTTGGTGGTGGCGAAAAACGCGAAGGCGGCGGTGGATTCGGTGGCGGTGAAAAACGCGATGGGAAACGTCCTAGAAAATCAGGAAGTTTTAACGGACCAGATCGCGATAAATCTTCTTTTGCAGAAAAGAAAAAAGGTTTCGGTAAGAGTAAATTCTAGTTAGAATTAGTGAGCGGCTCTCGCAAGTGAAAAGATTCTTATTCTTTTTGTTTGTGAGAGCCGCTTTTTTGTGCCTAAAAACGAAAGATATTAATGGCTAATATTCTCAGCCTTTATTTTATATTTGTAGCCTAATTACAATAAAAAAGAACATGCCAACTATCTCACAAAAAGCAACAGCCATGCCGGCTTCTCCAATTCGTAAACTTGTGCCATTTGCAGAGGCTGCAAAAAAGAGAGGAACAAAAATTTATCACTTAAATATTGGTCAACCTGATATTGAAACACCAGATACATTTTTGAATGCGGTTAAAAACGCTGATATGAAGATTGTGGAGTATAGTCACAGTGCAGGTAATGAAAGTTACCGCAGAAAATTATGTGGTTATTATCAGGAGTATAATATTAATGTGGATCAAAACGACATCATCATTACCTGTGGTGGTAGTGAAGCCATTGAAATAGCTTTGCTTACCTGTTTTAATCCGGGTGATGAAATAATTATCCCTGAACCTTTTTACGCCAACTACAATGGCTTTAGCAGAGCAGCTGATGTAATCGTGAAGCCGGTTGCCAGCAGTATTGATACTGGTTTTGCTTTACCTTCGATTGAAGATTTTGAAAAACAAATTACTCCTAAAACAAAAGGGATCATGATTTGTAATCCTGGCAATCCAACCGGACGTCTTTATACAAAAGAAGAACTAGAAGCATTAAGCATTTTAGTAAAAAAGTATGATCTTTTTTTGTTGAGCG
This region includes:
- a CDS encoding DUF4199 domain-containing protein, producing the protein MNKKALLYGLFYSLVVIVFKLYIVLSDNMFSKFGFYYSIITAVFLIIPFFFLAIYHVREKDHGGYIGAKEGMRIGLTVLAIGLIITSVYNYVEFNWKADEFIKYYNSSEYLEILKVQQVKNPDKIKVDDFPRIINEQIATLSAFRATTGKIIPLLFIGLSGAFAASIIMKRDQKLVN
- a CDS encoding DUF1761 domain-containing protein, which gives rise to MNIVVLLGATLVPLVIGFVWYNPKIGFGKAWMVATGITEEDGKNANMGLIFGLTILLSFFVAVVMTMLVVHQVHVNALLTHQPDSGDPNSESMTLLAKFTELYGTSYRTFKHGAFHGTFAGIMLAFPIIGVPALFERKSFKYVAINAGYWVVCMALMGGIICAFTQV
- a CDS encoding sensor histidine kinase — its product is MDFIRPYLIVLLFALSANLYSQTPSFNFQKLGSEDGLNNANIFNIEQHQNGLMYFTTQNGIYYYDGYSFNKLDIDSLKSNALINVSIKNNDELYLSLREDGLANFNLKTKEFTFDPKLRIKENNADNIVLTDDYAYLLTSEIKIVIVDLKNGKIIPDDLKKKDIMNRPFCIYKTKNGGVLIGRSDGIYDATNGKQIRLEVLKNNTIHSITQTKEGKLVVGTSSKIFIIQNNKIESEIKPVYETKNNTFQLSGERPIGNIIADEYGRIWFTSYPHENLYLLENNRVYDVFEALDIQPALINCIYKDENQNIWIGTYNDGVYYIHNPFFNSLSFSFNNKNLNIHQVFLSNNLLVAATSNGLYGLNLSDGKTKILSKPDEIFLEPVSSITEFDGIFYYAKRNQMNMIQSMIFDSKNNYIFKPVIARQYYPINKDESVVADWDNANILLCNLDATKTLDTLISFPDYRISINAFLKKDNLLYIGTSNGLYVYDFKSKRNKNLVRNELNFNINDVAIINNKLYAAHEAGITDVYDGKLIQQVGKFRLNTVKKIKQYNDQIWLATLDGIYVCDKNLVPLKTLNKSNGLLSNSINDITFNDQTVSIATARGVSTAEFKDIIRFNSTLKPVTLNTISSNGSVYGAGKSEYKFTASQENISINFFSPLFNKPNKQFFKWRIDGSDWKYFNNPTFDVTLTGGSHLIEISASADNISWSENTLVHIEKEQKLTEKQSIYWLITLGSLSLILLISFVWIRRVKIKARKRLKDEQQVNLLKHQAMNSLLSPHFIFNSLTSIQNYINTNKGLQASEYLAKFSRLIRMIIEKAAQSDISLHDELSRLTYYLELEKERFKNKFDYVINIDDNIKTHEIQIPNMIIQPFVENCIIHGILPKQEHGELIISFKTKGNRKFLITIEDNGIGLIKASEHAKTGHKSLGTSTINNILEINSKLSGKKQKVTMIDKSTLDENTNGTLITIELEL
- the rho gene encoding transcription termination factor Rho: MFEVIDLSGRALPELKEIAKAFSIESKGLSKGDLILKIVDAQNENNELTKNIMEKFPKKEQKEVKENKEQKEKRPRKVKLEPINEEVVNATISSANEEDSVQEVAEVKVAVEAEAAATSEEIVNAGSADAQQEEDNGVQGMQKEEQEPAPEKKPEKVYYNFDNIVFVTGVLEIMPDGYGFMRSSDYDYLNSPDDVYVSQSQIKLFGLKPGDVVKGGVRPPKEGEKYFPLIKVDQINGRDPSFVRDRVIFDYLTPLFPYEKLKLTGHPQENMSTRVMDLFSPIGKGQRGLIVAQPKTGKTVLLKDIANAIAYNHPEVYLIILLIDERPEEVTDMARSVKAEVISSTFDEPAEKHVKIANIVLEKAKRMVECGHDVVILLDSITRLARAYNTVSPASGKVLTGGVDANALHKPKRFFGAARKVENGGSLTIIATALTETGSKMDEVIFEEFKGTGNMELQLDRKLSNRRIYPAIDLLASSTRRDDLLIDKETLTRLWVLRKHLGDMNPQEAMEFLLDRLRRSQTNEEFLISMNG
- a CDS encoding T9SS type B sorting domain-containing protein; translated protein: MHYLWNTFETTQKIKITNPGRYWVALINGSCNTVDTVYIKPLQGSGVVLNREATFCMNEEIRTISIKVNPGTKIQWSTGSTSASIYVIKEGNYWVKTEMNNCGAQIDTIKVKLKVCECEMMIPNSFTPNEDNRNDYFFPIAQCDYSYYMMTITDRWGNTVFTTNNIAGRWDGRFKGNLCPEDIYIFKIESTEKGSDKKLIRNGHISLFR
- a CDS encoding DUF5723 family protein encodes the protein MRTLLHFFLLFLASFTLYAQERLGITNSNYYSTANIQLNPSSSVDSRTYMQLHLAGVNIYAKTNFAYLPNFNIKQIANPPEPIRTEGTNKKFLYVNGSAEALSFVMSKRTYGFGFFVRARTVLDMRGVSYELASALLNGQGFSSVVDRSLLGQKLKNAKFSHMSWAEYGINLGKIIKREQDILITVGTNLKYLTGINIIYANILEFDSYNDGNGAFGVNNLDAKILRNKSKWNSGKGFGLDLGITYKIMEGYVDKYYANSKLSNCDYVDYKCKIALSLRDLGFINFKGANTDTRVKGSGFFDPYHSDTSFVDALGYNFQNTTVQGNPILASLPTALTGQFDYNFDNSIYLNFTLVKNLVPTRITGVPSPDLFSICPRIEFKQFEFALPLTFQKFIYPQLGFGLRFRSFVVGMDNMFPLFLTRNTNGFNVYCSLAISLFRNPACNTKRMSVSKCPSYRKTGKNKAKKRKHF